One Cuculus canorus isolate bCucCan1 chromosome 34, bCucCan1.pri, whole genome shotgun sequence genomic region harbors:
- the LOC128849842 gene encoding RNA-binding protein 4-like isoform X1: MVKLFIGNLPREATEQEIRSLFEQYGKVLECDIIKNYGFVHIEDKTAAEDAIRNLHHHKLHGVCINVEASKNKSKASTKLHVGNISPACTNLELRAKFEEYGPVIECDIVKDYAFVHMERAEDAVEAIRGLDNTEFQGKRMRVQLSTSRLRTAPGMGDKSGCYRCGKEGHWSKECPVDRPGQVADFAEAYNEQYGAVRTPYATGYGDAVYYDEAYGGMADYYKRYRVRSYATASAYDAYAEQTMAQFSQYAQYSQVQSSAMAATTAMASRIPTTLDAYDRALLPTPGAAAAVAAAATAAAAAASSSYYTRDRSPLRRTAAAATTVGEAYTYERGQLSPVSSVARASLYDMQRFERDPYAERTRYSAF; this comes from the exons ATGGTGAAGCTTTTCATTGGGAACCTTCCGCGCGAGGCGACGGAGCAGGAGATCCGCTCGCTCTTCGAGCAGTACGGGAAGGTGCTGGAGTGCGACATCATCAAGAACTACGGCTTCGTCCACATCGAGGACAAAACGGCGGCCGAAGACGCCATCCGGAACCTCCACCACCACAAACTCCACGGCGTCTGCATCAACGTGGAGGCGAGCAAGAACAAGAGCAAAGCCTCCACCAAGCTGCACGTGGGCAACATCAGCCCGGCCTGCACCAACCTGGAGCTGCGGGCCAAGTTCGAGGAGTACGGCCCCGTCATCGAGTGTGACATCGTTAAGGATTACGCCTTCGTCCACATGGAGCGCGCCGAAGACGCCGTCGAGGCCATCCGCGGGCTGGACAACACCGAGTTCCAAG GCAAGCGGATGCGCGTGCAGTTGTCCACCAGCCGGCTCCGGACGGCGCCCGGGATGGGAGACAAGAGCGGCTGCTACCGCTGCGGGAAGGAGGGGCACTGGTCTAAGGAGTGCCCGGTCGATCGCCCGGGCCAAGTGGCGGACTTTGCCGAGGCCTATAACGAGCAGTACGGCGCCGTGCGCACGCCCTACGCCACCGGCTACGGCGATGCCGTCTATTACGATGAGGCCTACGGCGGGATGGCCGACTACTACAAGCGCTACCGCGTCCGCTCCTACGCCACGGCCTCTGCGTACGACGCCTACGCGGAGCAGACCATGGCCCAGTTCTCCCAGTATGCCCAGTACTCCCAGGTCCAGTCCTCGGCCATGGCCGCCACCACAGCCATGGCCAGTCGCATCCCCACCACCCTTGACGCGTACGATCGAGCTCTGCTGCCGACCCCGGGCGCGGCGGCCGCcgtcgccgccgccgccactGCCGCCGCGGcggccgcctcctcctcctatTACACCCGAGATCGAAGCCCCCTGCGCCGCACGGCCGCCGCGGCCACCACCGTCGGAGAGGCCTACACGTACGAGCGCGGGCAGCTCTCGCCAGTCTCCTCGGTTGCCCGCGCCTCGCTCTACGACATGCAGCGGTTCGAGCGGGATCCGTACGCGGAGCGAACGCGGTATTCCGCCTTTTGA
- the LOC128849842 gene encoding RNA-binding protein 4B-like isoform X2, which produces MVKLFIGNLPREATEQEIRSLFEQYGKVLECDIIKNYGFVHIEDKTAAEDAIRNLHHHKLHGVCINVEASKNKSKASTKLHVGNISPACTNLELRAKFEEYGPVIECDIVKDYAFVHMERAEDAVEAIRGLDNTEFQGDPRRLGRNR; this is translated from the coding sequence ATGGTGAAGCTTTTCATTGGGAACCTTCCGCGCGAGGCGACGGAGCAGGAGATCCGCTCGCTCTTCGAGCAGTACGGGAAGGTGCTGGAGTGCGACATCATCAAGAACTACGGCTTCGTCCACATCGAGGACAAAACGGCGGCCGAAGACGCCATCCGGAACCTCCACCACCACAAACTCCACGGCGTCTGCATCAACGTGGAGGCGAGCAAGAACAAGAGCAAAGCCTCCACCAAGCTGCACGTGGGCAACATCAGCCCGGCCTGCACCAACCTGGAGCTGCGGGCCAAGTTCGAGGAGTACGGCCCCGTCATCGAGTGTGACATCGTTAAGGATTACGCCTTCGTCCACATGGAGCGCGCCGAAGACGCCGTCGAGGCCATCCGCGGGCTGGACAACACCGAGTTCCAAGGTGATCCGCGCCGCCTGGGTCGGAATAGGTAG